One Candidatus Zixiibacteriota bacterium DNA segment encodes these proteins:
- the prmC gene encoding peptide chain release factor N(5)-glutamine methyltransferase: MAEKNIIDLINSASLRLKRIEIDAPRVNVERMLCSILNCNRVDLYLDPVRMLPSDQVAKFEWLFSKRMAFEPLQYILGETEFFGIEIKCDKRALIPRPETEFVVSKAIDTLESLDRLYILDLACGTGCIGIALAINLPQATIHATDISEDAVSLAKENALMHGLITRFSFSAGDMFTPVAGKGVLYDALVCNPPYIRDGEWELLHEQIREFEPRRALLSGTDGLDFIRRMLSEVSEVLVPGGHLIFEMGQGQANSVRQLVDQIDSLEFIETVQDYSAIERVAVVRRRPSSKL, from the coding sequence ATGGCTGAGAAAAATATCATCGATCTCATCAATTCAGCTTCCCTAAGACTCAAACGTATCGAAATTGATGCTCCCCGCGTGAATGTCGAACGAATGCTGTGTTCGATCCTCAACTGCAATCGTGTCGACTTATATCTCGACCCCGTCAGGATGTTGCCATCGGATCAGGTGGCCAAATTCGAATGGCTGTTCTCCAAGAGGATGGCATTCGAGCCGCTGCAATACATCCTCGGCGAGACAGAGTTTTTCGGAATCGAAATCAAATGCGACAAACGAGCACTGATACCACGCCCTGAAACGGAGTTTGTTGTCTCCAAGGCAATCGACACTCTCGAGAGCCTTGACCGCCTCTATATTCTCGATCTCGCATGCGGAACCGGCTGCATCGGAATCGCACTCGCAATAAACCTGCCACAGGCGACTATCCACGCTACGGATATATCCGAGGATGCTGTTTCGCTCGCGAAAGAGAATGCACTCATGCACGGTTTGATCACAAGATTCAGCTTCTCGGCGGGCGACATGTTTACGCCGGTCGCAGGGAAGGGCGTCCTCTACGACGCTTTAGTCTGCAACCCGCCATATATCAGAGATGGAGAGTGGGAACTGCTTCACGAGCAGATACGAGAATTCGAACCGAGGCGGGCGTTGCTATCTGGCACCGACGGTCTCGATTTCATCAGACGCATGCTCTCAGAGGTCAGCGAGGTGCTCGTACCGGGCGGCCATCTCATCTTCGAGATGGGGCAGGGGCAGGCGAATTCGGTGAGACAGTTGGTCGACCAGATCGACAGCCTCGAATTCATAGAGACAGTCCAGGACTATAGCGCAATCGAACGAGTAGCCGTTGTGAGACGGAGACCGAGCTCGAAACTGTAG
- a CDS encoding GNAT family N-acetyltransferase, translating into MTLSDHKIDIIAADEVVHLRRIIKEDLDAFYRWYKDPDIQRFMAAPHWDSNCSKDQYRSIFLRRHLLQTGSAVTVAVCMANDDRPIGMVNYFDLDRDKGSCEIGVVVGEKDFWSRGVGSAAVKLTSTYLFSTVHLNRIYCHILYGNTRSILLFEKCGFEFDKIVFISDTEFLRYELRNLDWNSLFR; encoded by the coding sequence ATGACATTAAGCGATCACAAGATTGACATCATCGCCGCTGATGAAGTTGTACATCTGCGGCGCATTATCAAGGAAGACTTGGATGCATTCTATCGCTGGTATAAAGACCCCGACATACAGAGGTTCATGGCTGCCCCACACTGGGATTCCAATTGTTCGAAGGATCAATATCGGTCCATCTTCCTGCGCAGACACCTTCTGCAGACTGGCTCGGCAGTTACCGTGGCGGTGTGTATGGCGAATGACGATCGTCCGATCGGGATGGTGAACTACTTCGATCTGGATCGTGATAAGGGCAGTTGCGAAATCGGTGTGGTTGTTGGCGAGAAGGACTTCTGGAGCCGGGGTGTTGGAAGTGCGGCCGTGAAACTCACATCAACCTACCTCTTCTCGACAGTGCATCTTAATCGAATCTACTGCCACATTCTCTATGGGAATACGCGGTCGATCTTACTATTCGAGAAGTGCGGGTTTGAGTTTGACAAAATCGTCTTCATCTCCGATACTGAGTTTCTCAGATATGAACTGAGGAACCTCGACTGGAATAGCCTCTTCAGGTGA
- a CDS encoding HDOD domain-containing protein yields MEQTAAISANFAAEKVISTIGELPASPAIVSAVMGMTSSVETDIEKLVKVLSVDQALTAKVLKLSNSSFYGRSKGVSTLKEAILILGFYTLRSLVIASSTHSLYKRKESNSLEQALWEHSLATAIACKVIGREIHHNNVEEAFISGLMHDLGKLILCQKMPAEYNLILAEVQNSQRSFLEIETESIGFNHVDVAKALFDKWNFPSFLSSAVYYHHDPAGEPDCREASESIAKIPLAYIVNFCDQLARYIGCGFNDAKIEDLSTLPFACKLGLTQVEIDMILENLAEIYQSEKHVFDS; encoded by the coding sequence ATGGAACAAACAGCAGCAATATCAGCGAATTTCGCGGCTGAGAAAGTCATATCGACGATTGGTGAACTGCCTGCCTCGCCTGCTATCGTATCAGCCGTGATGGGAATGACATCGAGTGTCGAAACTGACATCGAGAAGCTTGTCAAGGTGCTTTCGGTCGATCAAGCTTTGACAGCGAAAGTCCTCAAATTGTCGAATTCATCTTTCTACGGGCGGTCGAAGGGAGTCAGTACGCTGAAAGAGGCGATTCTGATACTTGGCTTCTATACGCTCAGATCGCTCGTGATCGCCTCCTCGACACACAGCCTTTACAAGAGAAAGGAATCAAACTCGCTGGAGCAGGCACTGTGGGAGCACTCACTGGCGACAGCGATCGCGTGCAAAGTGATAGGACGGGAAATACACCACAACAACGTAGAAGAAGCCTTCATCTCAGGCCTGATGCATGATCTCGGCAAGTTGATTCTTTGCCAGAAAATGCCGGCTGAGTATAATCTAATCTTAGCGGAGGTACAGAATTCACAGCGCAGTTTCCTCGAAATTGAAACGGAGAGTATTGGCTTCAATCATGTAGATGTTGCCAAGGCATTGTTTGATAAATGGAACTTCCCCTCTTTCCTTTCGTCGGCGGTCTATTATCACCATGATCCTGCAGGCGAACCAGATTGCAGGGAAGCGTCCGAGTCAATCGCTAAGATTCCATTAGCCTATATCGTGAATTTCTGCGATCAGCTCGCGAGGTATATAGGCTGCGGTTTCAACGATGCTAAGATTGAAGACCTCTCCACGTTACCATTCGCCTGTAAGTTGGGGTTGACGCAGGTTGAGATTGATATGATCTTGGAGAACCTGGCCGAGATTTACCAATCCGAAAAGCACGTGTTTGACAGTTGA
- a CDS encoding T9SS type A sorting domain-containing protein yields MKRSLLAILLLLLACSFAFGQITDYVKWNTPVKYNEGQAGDVALLVTFQCAAPVGNVKGVSLGFALTATGAANFTYVTYTKHHNTDWFDLGGLLVDVSLMPNSFLMGGAALGAGMPRVTDEPLLTVGLMFGVGVGQICIDSAFFPPAGAWKFSNTTCDPVGGPRPYFVDAAGSDVAHPICVDVLEVTCVDPTIDPIVGGVLTGNHCNGLSHTFTGDPGNLDGVPATPVVWTVTNGPGSFAGAVYSAPAATTGTYAVEVTATNSCLGTATYNFNLVFTNQAPSILPATTPAQIGQGGLYSVDFDATDPNSCDPQLWSVVITPAPAGAYSIDGTGVLNWQTVDPDDGGITFQVCVTVDDGEPDKATATHCFDVEVLTLVPFEIQLEKVEGQLQGHYASVSIFLNKGTETFGGFDFLVAYDASALTFMGATLGAQLNAKWEYFTYRFGWNGNCDGACPSGMLRVVGIADINNGPNHPDPAWLVKQNPDGVPDELVVLTFYVTNDRTFECMYVPVRFFWHDCGDNAISSPMGDILYISRFVYDYDWTLGYRDITGTIHYGGHWWLFGPPYPFVDFIENTACMNPDPEKPDPLRFIDFIQGGVDIICSEDIDARGDLNMNEVANEIADAVLYTNYFIYGLSVFTYTEGSIAASDVNADGRVLTVGDLVYLVRIITGDALPYPKLSPFANSVTIEQGSVVTTNSQSDIGAALFVFSGEGEANLLVDGMKMESSVVDGQLRVLVWSDGTNHVPAGEQNLISVTGDLTIVEAEVSDYYGNLMNSTVVEKVIPTAFALNQNYPNPFNPSTDITINLPTQSSWKLDIYNVAGQLVRTFSGNAIGEVTVTWDAAGAASGIYFYKATAGQYTDTKKMVLMK; encoded by the coding sequence ATGAAACGCAGTCTTTTGGCAATCTTATTGCTTCTTCTCGCTTGCAGTTTTGCATTTGGCCAGATCACTGACTACGTCAAGTGGAATACTCCTGTCAAGTACAATGAAGGACAGGCTGGTGACGTTGCCCTCCTGGTGACGTTCCAGTGCGCAGCTCCGGTTGGCAATGTGAAGGGTGTTAGCCTCGGCTTTGCCCTCACGGCTACCGGTGCCGCGAATTTCACTTACGTTACTTACACCAAGCACCACAACACCGACTGGTTCGATCTGGGTGGTCTGCTCGTCGATGTCTCACTGATGCCGAACTCGTTCTTGATGGGCGGTGCTGCTCTGGGTGCAGGTATGCCCCGTGTGACCGATGAGCCGCTCCTTACCGTTGGCTTGATGTTCGGTGTTGGTGTAGGCCAAATCTGTATCGACTCCGCGTTCTTCCCGCCAGCTGGCGCATGGAAGTTCTCGAATACGACCTGCGACCCCGTTGGCGGTCCGCGTCCGTATTTTGTTGATGCAGCCGGCAGCGATGTAGCTCACCCGATCTGCGTCGATGTTCTGGAGGTTACATGCGTTGACCCGACCATCGACCCGATTGTCGGTGGTGTACTGACCGGCAACCACTGCAATGGCCTCAGCCACACTTTCACAGGTGATCCAGGTAATCTGGATGGCGTTCCTGCCACTCCGGTGGTCTGGACAGTGACAAATGGTCCCGGTTCGTTTGCCGGCGCCGTTTACTCGGCTCCAGCAGCTACCACTGGTACCTATGCGGTTGAAGTCACTGCGACCAACAGCTGTCTTGGCACTGCCACGTATAACTTCAATCTGGTCTTCACGAACCAGGCTCCGTCGATTCTGCCGGCTACTACGCCTGCGCAGATCGGTCAGGGCGGGTTATACTCGGTCGACTTCGACGCAACCGATCCTAACAGCTGCGATCCTCAGTTGTGGTCGGTCGTTATTACTCCGGCCCCGGCTGGCGCCTATTCCATTGATGGAACCGGTGTGCTCAACTGGCAGACTGTTGACCCGGACGATGGTGGCATCACCTTCCAAGTCTGTGTGACAGTTGATGATGGTGAGCCCGACAAGGCGACCGCTACGCATTGCTTCGACGTCGAAGTCCTGACTCTGGTGCCTTTCGAAATCCAACTCGAGAAGGTAGAGGGTCAGCTTCAGGGTCATTATGCCAGCGTTTCGATCTTCCTGAACAAGGGGACTGAGACGTTTGGTGGTTTTGACTTCCTGGTAGCTTACGATGCATCAGCCTTGACATTCATGGGTGCAACTCTCGGTGCTCAGCTCAATGCTAAGTGGGAGTATTTCACCTATCGTTTCGGCTGGAATGGCAACTGCGACGGTGCGTGCCCGAGCGGTATGCTCCGTGTAGTCGGTATTGCCGACATCAACAACGGCCCGAATCATCCGGATCCTGCCTGGCTGGTCAAGCAGAACCCCGATGGTGTACCGGATGAGCTGGTTGTATTGACCTTCTACGTCACCAATGATCGCACGTTTGAGTGCATGTACGTCCCGGTCCGCTTCTTCTGGCACGACTGCGGCGACAACGCGATCTCGAGCCCCATGGGTGACATTCTCTACATCTCCAGGTTCGTGTATGACTACGACTGGACACTCGGATACAGGGACATCACCGGCACGATCCACTACGGTGGTCACTGGTGGTTGTTTGGCCCGCCGTATCCATTTGTCGACTTCATAGAGAACACTGCCTGTATGAACCCGGATCCTGAAAAGCCGGATCCACTTCGCTTCATCGACTTCATACAGGGTGGTGTTGACATCATCTGTTCCGAGGATATCGATGCTCGCGGCGACCTCAACATGAATGAAGTTGCCAACGAGATCGCGGACGCGGTACTCTACACCAACTACTTCATTTACGGCCTCAGCGTATTCACATACACTGAAGGCTCGATCGCAGCTTCCGACGTGAACGCTGACGGTCGCGTGTTGACAGTTGGTGACCTTGTTTACCTCGTACGTATTATCACGGGCGATGCACTTCCGTACCCGAAACTCTCACCGTTCGCAAACAGCGTAACGATTGAGCAGGGCTCGGTAGTCACCACGAACTCGCAGTCCGACATCGGTGCTGCTCTGTTTGTCTTCAGTGGCGAAGGCGAAGCTAACTTGCTCGTCGACGGCATGAAGATGGAAAGCAGCGTAGTAGACGGTCAGCTTCGCGTGCTGGTATGGTCCGATGGTACGAACCATGTTCCGGCCGGCGAGCAGAACCTGATCAGCGTAACCGGCGATCTGACGATCGTCGAGGCCGAGGTTTCGGATTACTATGGTAATCTGATGAACTCGACCGTGGTCGAGAAAGTTATCCCGACCGCATTCGCGCTGAATCAGAACTATCCGAACCCATTCAACCCATCCACCGATATTACTATCAATCTCCCGACTCAGTCGAGCTGGAAGCTTGATATTTATAACGTCGCTGGTCAGTTGGTCAGAACATTCTCCGGTAACGCGATTGGCGAAGTCACGGTTACTTGGGATGCTGCTGGCGCGGCTTCGGGTATTTACTTCTACAAGGCCACCGCGGGTCAGTATACTGACACCAAGAAGATGGTTTTGATGAAGTAA